A region from the Musa acuminata AAA Group cultivar baxijiao chromosome BXJ1-10, Cavendish_Baxijiao_AAA, whole genome shotgun sequence genome encodes:
- the LOC103969792 gene encoding ethylene-responsive transcription factor ERF017-like, whose protein sequence is MEKPSSSKGVAPKYKGVRRRKWGKWVAEARYPNSRERLWLGSFATPEMAARAYDAAVYCLRGPGEALNFPDQPPNIPSADKLSKYEIRAAAVRHAHEGAKRPQEGEARQGGGEEAVDPGESSSGLGMSGEPVEESLPDLFDSGMVGGMWPLEDNDFWIGGDGGGGHDDDDDDDDDGGNECVPLWNF, encoded by the coding sequence ATGGAGAAGCCGAGTTCCAGCAAGGGGGTGGCGCCAAAGTACAAGGGGGTTCGGAGGAGGAAGTGGGGGAAATGGGTGGCGGAGGCGAGGTACCCCAACAGCCGGGAGAGGCTGTGGCTCGGCTCGTTCGCGACGCCCGAGATGGCGGCGAGGGCCTACGACGCTGCCGTGTACTGCCTGCGCGGCCCCGGTGAGGCGCTCAACTTCCCGGACCAGCCGCCGAACATACCGTCGGCGGACAAGCTGAGCAAGTACGAGATACGGGCCGCGGCGGTGCGACACGCGCACGAAGGCGCGAAGCGGCCGCAGGAGGGAGAAGCTCGACAGGGAGGTGGTGAGGAAGCGGTGGATCCAGGCGAGAGTAGCTCGGGGTTGGGGATGTCGGGAGAGCCGGTGGAGGAGTCGTTGCCGGACTTGTTCGACTCCGGAATGGTTGGCGGAATGTGGCCGCTGGAGGACAATGATTTCTGGATTGGTGGCGACGGCGGTGGTggccatgatgatgatgatgacgacgacgatgatggcGGCAACGAATGCGTTCCTCTTTGGAACTTCTAA
- the LOC135595833 gene encoding FCS-Like Zinc finger 13-like: MVHQPRPIIGKLPDAIGLGDRMWLTGAIPSPTTPSERNSLYPRRWKNSDSGGVGLGIAVALEKAGGESPRKLHATTLPIAIGSPRTSRPQVCPGGRHWERAQGGCCASPPPVATEESQVADFLSNCFLCGKRLHGMDIFMYREKAFCSMECRYQQMVSDEYQEKRGVEAPNPSGSPYSGGQLFFTAIVVS; this comes from the exons ATGGTGCATCAACCACGCCCAATCATCGGAAAGCTGCCGGACGCGATCGGTCTCGGTGACCGGATGTGGCTCACCGGCGCAATCCCGAGCCCGACCACCCCATCCGAGCGGAATTCCCTGTATCCGAGGAGGTGGAAGAATAGCGATTCTGGTGGCGTCGGACTAGGCATCGCAGTGGCGCTCGAGAAGGCCGGCGGCGAGAGCCCGAGGAAGCTCCACGCGACGACTTTACCGATCGCGATCGGTTCGCCGAGGACGAGTCGTCCTCAAGTGTGCCCCGGGGGTAGGCATTGGGAGAGGGCTCAAGGGGGTTGTTGTGCATCGCCACCGCCGGTCGCCACCGAAGAGTCCCAGGTGGCTGACTTCCTCAGCAACTGCTTTCTGTGTGGGAAGAGGCTACACGGGATGGATATCTTCATGTATAG AGAGAAGGCGTTCTGCAGCATGGAGTGCCGATATCAACAGATGGTGAGCGACGAGTACCAGGAGAAACGTGGCGTTGAAGCCCCGAATCCATCTGGCTCGCCCTACTCCGGCGGCCAACTCTTCTTTACGGCTATCGTGGTGTCATGA